In Methanobacteriales archaeon HGW-Methanobacteriales-1, the following are encoded in one genomic region:
- a CDS encoding transcription factor S, with amino-acid sequence MEFCPKCGAMMFPKDDSFQCKCGYQKEITKDLASQYDVSEKIDPKDTVIFTGEDINTLPTTRAECPKCKNMEAFWWLQQTRRADEAETRFLRCSACKHTWREYD; translated from the coding sequence ATGGAGTTTTGCCCTAAATGCGGAGCTATGATGTTTCCTAAAGACGACAGTTTCCAGTGTAAGTGTGGTTATCAAAAAGAGATTACCAAAGATCTGGCTAGTCAATACGATGTATCTGAAAAAATAGACCCTAAAGACACGGTTATATTCACCGGTGAGGATATAAACACCCTTCCAACTACTCGTGCTGAATGCCCCAAATGTAAAAATATGGAGGCATTTTGGTGGCTTCAACAGACCAGAAGGGCTGATGAAGCTGAGACTCGATTTTTAAGATGCTCAGCTTGCAAACATACTTGGAGAGAATACGACTAA